From Mesotoga infera, one genomic window encodes:
- a CDS encoding DUF2202 domain-containing protein: MKRVLYAIAIVLIFSSMTLASGLMTEEDGIAFMREEEKLAHDVYTVLYEMWGLNVFSNIARSEQTHTEAVLSLIGDFDMVDPVGENEVGVFTDSTLQKLYDELIESGSKSLLDAVKVGLLIEEIDIKDLEDLLEGDIDSRTARVYENLLRGSENHLRAFLRQYERLAGSYSPEVLDVERFKEIASGR, encoded by the coding sequence ATGAAGAGAGTATTATATGCAATAGCGATAGTTCTGATTTTCAGTTCAATGACACTGGCCAGCGGCTTAATGACCGAGGAAGATGGAATTGCTTTCATGAGAGAAGAAGAAAAGCTGGCTCATGACGTCTATACCGTTCTCTACGAAATGTGGGGACTAAATGTCTTCAGTAACATTGCTAGAAGCGAACAGACTCATACAGAAGCGGTTCTTTCTCTAATCGGCGATTTTGACATGGTAGATCCTGTAGGAGAAAATGAAGTTGGAGTCTTCACCGATTCGACGCTTCAGAAGCTTTATGATGAACTCATCGAGAGTGGAAGCAAGTCTCTTCTGGATGCGGTAAAAGTTGGTCTTCTGATAGAAGAGATAGATATTAAGGACCTGGAAGATTTGCTTGAGGGAGATATCGACTCGAGGACTGCAAGGGTATACGAAAATCTGCTTAGAGGCTCTGAGAACCACCTCAGGGCATTCCTCAGGCAGTATGAGAGACTTGCAGGAAGCTATTCTCCTGAAGTACTCGATGTTGAAAGGTTCAAAGAGATTGCATCTGGCAGATAG